From the genome of Triticum aestivum cultivar Chinese Spring chromosome 3B, IWGSC CS RefSeq v2.1, whole genome shotgun sequence, one region includes:
- the LOC123069761 gene encoding uncharacterized protein isoform X2 has product MHEARPLAIRKYMATQGYKSLDKKAGRRLRLEKDKYMQVTPRWCVDKGECWERIVDYWCSKEYRAKNKDYRNRRAGMLDPLHHQGNLNVMEYGERWASHHNAPVPNLFVSYALAHKAPYRTATPYDENDTASAYSSKTAYDRMEKFKGVAKELKGPEYDVTTEPLDHALVMISGEGRKHGKEAIAGGMFPSSSRSSLPEYKARLRISKSSTYKRSTPAMVEMEARLAEERRVATEEREEERRVAAEERRLADERMQQVVQQAVLAQTSQCFAMFAAYCTQNGMPAMQMPQSGHGSNVDGSSHARGPSDNNLGGSPNV; this is encoded by the exons ATGCACGAGGCACGCCCTTTAGCCATCCGCAAATATATGGCAACTCAAGGCTATAAGAGTCTTGATAAGAAAGCTGGTAGGAGACTCCGTCTTGAGAAGGACAAGTACATGCAG GTTACTCCGAGATGGTGCGTCGATAAGGGGGAGTGTTGGGAGCGGATCGTGGACTATTGGTGTTCCAAAGAGTACAGGGCGAAAAACAAAGACTATAGAAATCGGCGAGCCGGAATGCTGGATCCACTACATCATCAAGGCAACTTGAATGTTATGGAGTACGGTGAACGTTGG GCGTCTCACCATAATGCTCCAGTGCCCAACCTTTTCGTCTCGTATGCTTTGGCCCATAAGGCACCGTACAGAACAGCCACGCCTTACGATGAGAATGACACAGCGTCCGCGTACTCCAGCAAGACTGCCTACGATCGGATGGAGAAATTTAAAGGGGTGGCAAAAGAGTTGAAAGGGCCCGAGTATGATGTGACAACAGAGCCTCTTGACCACGCTTTGGTCATGATCTCTGGAGAAGGCAGGAAACATGGCAAGGAAGCAATTGCAGGAGGCATGTTCCCTAGCTCCTCCCGTAGCTCTCTCCCTGAATACAAAGCTCGGTTACGTATCTCAAAATCTTCTACATATAAACGCTCGACTCCAGCTATGGTTGAGATGGAG GCCCGACTGGCGGAGGAGAGGCGAGTGGCgacagaggagagggaggaggagaggcgaGTGGCAGCGGAGGAGAGGCGACTGGCTGATGAGAGGATGCAGCAAGTGGTGCAGCAGGCGGTGTTGGCACAAACTAGTCAATGCTTTGCAATGTTTGCG GCTTATTGTACCCAGAATGGTATGCCCGCTATGCAGATGCCTCAATCAGGCCATGGATCTAATGTTGATGGATCTTCACATGCACGAGGCCCAAGCGACAACAACCTTGGTGGTTCTCCGAATGTTTGA